Within the Flexivirga oryzae genome, the region GGGGCGTCGGTGTCGAAGGGCAGCTCGAGTTGCTCGTCTTCAGCCTCGTCCAGGCCGGTGATGCTGATGCCGATCAACGTCACCCCACGGTCCACGATCAGCGGCATCGCCTCGTCGAGCAACGCCCGACCGGCCACCAGCCACGCATCGGTGCCGGCCGTCGCACGACGGACGGTTCGTGACCGTGTCACCCGCGTCATGTCATCGAAGCGCAGCCGGAGCACGAAGGTCCGGCCGATCCGCTCACCGGACCGCATCCGCCGCGTGACCCGGTCGACCAGACTCACCAGGGTGGCGTCGAGTTCCTCGCCGGTATGGCGCCCGCGGCCGATCGCCCGCTGCGCACCGATCGACCGGCGCCGGCGGCCCGTCTCCACACGCCGCGGGTCCAACCCGTGTGACAGGGCGTGCAAGTGGCGACCGCTCGCCGGCCCGACGATCGACGTCAGCGTCTCCGGTGACAGCCGGGCGAGTGCCCCGACAGTCGCGATGCCCCGGTCGTGCAGCCGGACCGACGTCACCTTCCCGACACCCCACAGTGCCTCGATCGGCAGCGGGTGCAGGAAGTCCAGCTCGCCCCCGACCGGCACGCTGAGCAGTCCGTCGGGTTTGCTCGCCGCGCTGGCGACCTTCGCCAGGAACTTGCTGCTCGCGATGCCGACCGAGATGGGCAGCCCGACCTCCGCCTTGACCCGGCGTCGCAGCTCGGCGCCGATCCGGCTCGGCGCACCGCTGAGCCTGGCCAGGCCGCCGACATCGAGGAACGCCTCGTCGATCGAGATGCCTTCGACGACCGGCGTGATGTCCCGGAACACCTCGAACACGGCGCGTGACGCCTCGACATACGCCGTGAACGTCGCGGGCACCTCGACCAGGTCCGGGCACAGTCGACGGGCGATCCGCCCGGACATCGCCGTCCGCACGCCGCACGCCTTCGCCTCATAGCTGGCCGCAAGCACGATGCCGCCGCCGACGACGACCGGCCTGCCGCGCAGCGACGGGTCGTCGCGCTGCGCGACGCTGGCATAGAACGAGTCGAGGTCGGCGTGCAGGAAAGTGCCCTCTGCCACAACCCCACCGTCCCACCCGCCACCGACAGCGCGCCCGCTGCGGCTCCTCACGCTTCACCCTGTACTCAGGCTGAAATGCCGTTAGCCTGACGTTCCATGAACATCGTCTTCGTCGAGCCGAACTTTCCGCGCAACCAGCGCGAGTTCGCGCGAGCGCTGCACGAGGTGGGCGCAACCGTCTTCGCTGTCGGGGAAACCCCGTGGGAGTGGCTGGACGAGCAGCTGCAGTCCTGGATCGACCACTACTACCAGGTCGGGTCGGTCACCGACGTCGACCAGCTCCGCACTGCGGTCGAGCACTTCCAGTCCATCGCCTGGATCGACGGCCTGGAGGCCACGATCGAGGCGCACACCCTGCCCGCGGCGATCGTCCGCGAGGCGCTCGGCATACCTGGAACATCCGTGCGCACCACCTGGCTGTGCCGCGACAAGCCGGCGATGAAGGAAGCGCTCCGCGAGGCGGGAGTGCCCACCGCTGCATCGGCGGCCGCGCACGACGTCGACGACCTGCGCGATTTCGTCGACGAGCACGGCTATCCGGTCATCCTCAAACCCCGCGACGGTGCCGGGGCCGCCGGAACCACCCGCGTCGACAACTATCGCGAACTACTCGATGCCGCAGCGGCTTTCGGCGGCACCGAGTCGATCGCGATCGAGGAGTTCGTCGAAGGACACGAGGGCTTCTACGACACCCTGAGCGTCGACGGCGCCATCGCTATCGACTTCGCGTCCCACTACTACCCCGGTGTTCTCGAAGCGATGCGCAACCGGTGGATCAGTCCGCAGTTCATCTCGACCAACCGGGTCGACTCCGTCCCCTTCTACCGCGAGTTGCGCGAGCTCGGTGAACGCGTCAACGAGGTGCTGGGTATCAGCACCTCACCGACCCACATGGAATACTTCGTCAGCCCGAAAGGCCTGCGCTTCAGCGAGATCGGCGCTCGACCGCCGGGCGTCGGCTGCTGGGACCTGTATGCCGCCGGCAACGACATGGACATCTACCGCGCGTGGGCCGACTCGATCGTCCATCACCAGGTGTGGCACGTGCCGAGCAGGACGTATGCCGCCGGCATCATCGCGTTGCGCCCGGACCGGGACGGCACGATCACGGCGATCGACGGCGTCGACGAGATCAACTCCCGGTACGGCGAATGGGTCATCGACGCCAACCTGCCGGTCGGCTCCGCTACTCAACCGGTCGAGGCCGGTTACATGGCCAACGCCTGGATCCGTATGCGGCACAACAATTACGACGTGCTCCGCGAGATGCTCGATGACGTGGGCCGGACGGTGCAGGTGCACGCGGAGTGAGCGCCGACCCGAGCGAGGATACGAGTGAGGAACGAGCGAGGCCCGCAGCGAGGGGAAGAGGCGCGACCGAAAGATGAGCCCGGACCATCCCTGCATGGTGCTGCTCGGCCCGCAGCGCCGCCCTGCCCTCGACAAGGTCGTGGCCGGGCTTCAGCTCGACGGCCCGTTCGCGACGATCACCGCCGGCTGGCAGGAGCGTGAGGTCGCCGACGACGAACTCAACGCACATCTCGGTGGACGAGCGATCAATCTCGCACTCTGGACCCGCCGCCAGGACGTTCTCGACCGCGACCCGGACTTCGCAGCCGCCCACCGGCAGCGCCAGTCGGTGCTGTCCGACATGCAGGACCTCTACCTGATCGGCGTCGGGCACACCTCCCGGGCGATCACCGAACTGCGCGAACATGCGGAGTCGTCCGAGCGGGTCAAGGAGCTCGCGCTGCGCGATGCCGAGGAGGTGCTGCGATCCCTGGATCGCCGCCACCTGGAGCGGGTCCGTGAGGTCGAGGCCGAGTTCTACGACGTGACCAAGCCGCACGAACACCCCCTCATCGCCGCCCATCGTGCGGAAGTGGCACAGGTACTGGCGGACAGCGCAGCCGTGGTCATCGCCGGTGGGCACGTCGCCGAACTGCTCGATGCGCTGCACCTGTTCAATGTCGTGCCTGCGGGCTTGGCGGACCTACCGATCATCGCCTGGTCCGCGGGCGCGATGGTCCTCTCCGAACGCGTTGTTCTCTTCAATGACAATGCGATCCGCGGGCCGCGGGCGCCTGAGGTGTATGACGACGGGCTCGGCCTGCTCCGCGGTGCTGTGCTGCTGCCGTCGGCGCACAAGCGTCTGCAGATGACCAACCTGGACCGGATGTCACTGCTGGCAAAGCGATTCGCGCCCGCCGTATGCGTGCCGCTGGATCCCGGAGCTCGGGTCGCGGTCAACACGGACGGGTCGCTGCCGACCGGGACAGCCGTGATCGGGGCCTCCGGAGCCATCGAGCAACTCGACGAGCCGGCGGGGGAGGGAACCAATGGCTAAGCAATTGGCGATCCATCGGCTTCGTGCCCGGAAACCGTTGGACGAGAGCGCTGTCGACCGTTTCCTCCAGCACCACCAGGTGCCTGTGGTCGAGGGGGAGATGTGCACGTTCCTCTTCCGCGGCAACGCCGACGAGGTGTGGGTACGACACCGCATCGTCGGCCAGCCCCAGCGCGTCCCGATGCGCCGCCTGGGCGACACCTCGCTGTGGTTCGTCGTCCTGGAGTTGCCCGCCGGTTCACGGGTCGAGTATCAACTCGAGATCCGACGCGGCGACCACCACGAGCAGGGCAACGACCCGCTCAACCCGCACGTGGCGAACAGCCCGGTCGGCTCGTCCTCGGTGTGCCAGGCCACGGGCTACGTGGTTCCGGACTGGGTGCACCCGGATCCTGATGCTCGATCTGGCGAAATCGTCGATCTGACAGTGCAATCCAAGGCACTGCGACGTCAAAGCGAATGCCGTGTCTACCTGCCCGCGCGGTTCCGCAGCACGCACCGTTACCCGCTGCTGATCGTCCACGACGGCGACGACTACCTGCACTACGCGGCGATGAAGACCGTGCTGGACAACTTGATCCACCGACTGGACATGGCCGAGACCGTGGTGGTCTTCACCAACCCCGGCGATCGCAACCGCGAATACGCCAACTCCGTGCAGCACGCGCGTTTCATCACCAAGGAACTATTGCCGACGGTGGAAGAGCAATTCCCTTTACTGGCAACCCCTTCGGGACGTTGCCTGATGGGCGCGTCCTTCGGCGCTGTGGCCGGCCTTTCGACGGCATACCGGCACCCGGACGTCTTCGGGTCGCTCATCCTGCAGTCCGGATCGTTCGTCTTCACCGATATCGGCACCGAGCACGGCGGTGGCCCGGCGTTCGACCCGGTGGTGCGCTTCATGAACCGCTACCGCACCGCCCCGCGCAAGGTCGCGGGCCGGTTGTTCGTTTCATGTGGAACGTACGAGGACCTGATCGTCTACGACCGCTCGATGGTGCCCGTCTTCGAACGCGCGGGCATGCGGGTCCGGTATGTCGAGGCGCGTGACGGCCACTCCTGGGAGGACTGGCGCGACCGGCTGCGTGACGCGCTCTCCTGGATCTACCCCGGGCCGCACAAGTACGTCTACGAGTAACCCTGCGGGTTGACCAGTCCCAGCCGCAAGGCGGCACGCGTACTCGACCCGCAGACCCGCTGCGTTCGGATCGCAGCGCCGTCGCAGTGACCTCGCAGCGCACCTGAGGACGGTGGTTCCTGATCACAGCGGAACCAGGAGGAAACCACCATGCGCAGGACACACTTCAAGCTCACCGCGGCGCTGGTCGCGGCACCGACCCTCTTGCTCGGCGCCGGCGCGCTCACCGCCGCACCGGCGCACGCGGCCACCGCCCGCAACGGCGTGTGTGAGACCGGCGAATTCTGCCTCTACTACAACTCGAACGAAGCCGGCTCCCTGTCGGACTTCAGCACGTCGATCAGCGACTACGGCGCCACCCAGCCGAGTTGCTACGACTTCAAGGGGCCGGGCAACGGTAAGGGCCTGTGCGTCAAGAACAACGCCGCATCGGTGTGGAACCGGACCGGCAAGACGGTCACGGTGTACTACAACTCCGGCTATGCGGGCGCGTCGCAGAAGTTCGCTTCCGGAGCCAAGGGCAACCTCAACTCGACACTGAAGAACAACAACGCGTCCCACCGCATCGGCGCCGCGCCCGCCAGCGTCCACGGCATCGACGTCAGTGACAACAACGGCACGATGAACTGGGCGAGCCAGTACTCCTCGGGGGTCCGTTTCGCCTACGTGAAGGCGACCGAGGGAAGCACCTGGACCGATCCGACGTACTCCCGCAACTACAAGGGCGCCCGCAACGCCGGCATGATCCGCGGCGCGTACCACTTCGCCAACCCGGCGGGTGCGTCCGGCAAGGTGCAGGCCGACTGGTTCATCAACCACGGTGGCGCGTGGAAGGCCGACGGCTACACGCTGCCCGGAGCACTCGACGTCGAGGGCACCTGTTACAGCAAGACACCCGCTGCGATGGTCAGCTGGATCAAGGCGTTCGTCGCGGAGTACAAGGCCCGCGAGGGTCGCACCCCGGTGATCTACACGAACCGGTCCTGGTGGCAGGACTGCACGGGCAACAGCACGGCGTTCCACAGCAGCGCGCTGTGGTTCGCGCACCCGGGCACGCTCGGCACGCTCCCCGGCGGTTGGGGCAAGCAGACGATCTGGCAGTACGCCGTCACGAACAACCTCGACCAGGACCGCTTCAACGGGTCCGCGGCCGCGCTCAAGTCGTTCGCCAACAACAGCTGATCGACAAGGTATGGCGCCCGTCCGATGACCGGGCGGGCGCCATACCTCGACCGGCAGCGCTGATCAGCTGCCCGAATAGACCTCCGGTGCCAGCGAATTCCCGGCCGGGATCGACCCGCACGAACTCGGAGTAGCCTTGCCTGCGAACCGGTCGTTGATCCAGCCGATCGTCGAAACCGCCCACGGCACAGCGGCGCCCACGTGCGACAGCAGGCTCGGCTGGG harbors:
- the dinB gene encoding DNA polymerase IV: MAEGTFLHADLDSFYASVAQRDDPSLRGRPVVVGGGIVLAASYEAKACGVRTAMSGRIARRLCPDLVEVPATFTAYVEASRAVFEVFRDITPVVEGISIDEAFLDVGGLARLSGAPSRIGAELRRRVKAEVGLPISVGIASSKFLAKVASAASKPDGLLSVPVGGELDFLHPLPIEALWGVGKVTSVRLHDRGIATVGALARLSPETLTSIVGPASGRHLHALSHGLDPRRVETGRRRRSIGAQRAIGRGRHTGEELDATLVSLVDRVTRRMRSGERIGRTFVLRLRFDDMTRVTRSRTVRRATAGTDAWLVAGRALLDEAMPLIVDRGVTLIGISITGLDEAEDEQLELPFDTDAPTRLDGALDAVRDKFGSTAVTRAVLLGRSEGFSAPQLDSH
- a CDS encoding ATP-grasp domain-containing protein is translated as MNIVFVEPNFPRNQREFARALHEVGATVFAVGETPWEWLDEQLQSWIDHYYQVGSVTDVDQLRTAVEHFQSIAWIDGLEATIEAHTLPAAIVREALGIPGTSVRTTWLCRDKPAMKEALREAGVPTAASAAAHDVDDLRDFVDEHGYPVILKPRDGAGAAGTTRVDNYRELLDAAAAFGGTESIAIEEFVEGHEGFYDTLSVDGAIAIDFASHYYPGVLEAMRNRWISPQFISTNRVDSVPFYRELRELGERVNEVLGISTSPTHMEYFVSPKGLRFSEIGARPPGVGCWDLYAAGNDMDIYRAWADSIVHHQVWHVPSRTYAAGIIALRPDRDGTITAIDGVDEINSRYGEWVIDANLPVGSATQPVEAGYMANAWIRMRHNNYDVLREMLDDVGRTVQVHAE
- a CDS encoding Type 1 glutamine amidotransferase-like domain-containing protein; its protein translation is MVLLGPQRRPALDKVVAGLQLDGPFATITAGWQEREVADDELNAHLGGRAINLALWTRRQDVLDRDPDFAAAHRQRQSVLSDMQDLYLIGVGHTSRAITELREHAESSERVKELALRDAEEVLRSLDRRHLERVREVEAEFYDVTKPHEHPLIAAHRAEVAQVLADSAAVVIAGGHVAELLDALHLFNVVPAGLADLPIIAWSAGAMVLSERVVLFNDNAIRGPRAPEVYDDGLGLLRGAVLLPSAHKRLQMTNLDRMSLLAKRFAPAVCVPLDPGARVAVNTDGSLPTGTAVIGASGAIEQLDEPAGEGTNG
- a CDS encoding alpha/beta hydrolase-fold protein — its product is MAKQLAIHRLRARKPLDESAVDRFLQHHQVPVVEGEMCTFLFRGNADEVWVRHRIVGQPQRVPMRRLGDTSLWFVVLELPAGSRVEYQLEIRRGDHHEQGNDPLNPHVANSPVGSSSVCQATGYVVPDWVHPDPDARSGEIVDLTVQSKALRRQSECRVYLPARFRSTHRYPLLIVHDGDDYLHYAAMKTVLDNLIHRLDMAETVVVFTNPGDRNREYANSVQHARFITKELLPTVEEQFPLLATPSGRCLMGASFGAVAGLSTAYRHPDVFGSLILQSGSFVFTDIGTEHGGGPAFDPVVRFMNRYRTAPRKVAGRLFVSCGTYEDLIVYDRSMVPVFERAGMRVRYVEARDGHSWEDWRDRLRDALSWIYPGPHKYVYE
- a CDS encoding GH25 family lysozyme, with the protein product MRRTHFKLTAALVAAPTLLLGAGALTAAPAHAATARNGVCETGEFCLYYNSNEAGSLSDFSTSISDYGATQPSCYDFKGPGNGKGLCVKNNAASVWNRTGKTVTVYYNSGYAGASQKFASGAKGNLNSTLKNNNASHRIGAAPASVHGIDVSDNNGTMNWASQYSSGVRFAYVKATEGSTWTDPTYSRNYKGARNAGMIRGAYHFANPAGASGKVQADWFINHGGAWKADGYTLPGALDVEGTCYSKTPAAMVSWIKAFVAEYKAREGRTPVIYTNRSWWQDCTGNSTAFHSSALWFAHPGTLGTLPGGWGKQTIWQYAVTNNLDQDRFNGSAAALKSFANNS